The Subtercola sp. PAMC28395 genome segment CGCGAGCACGGTCACCGTGAGCTGCTCTGTGGGCACGTCTCCGATGCGAAAGTACGGGTGGGCTCCGATGGCGACCGGGGCGTCACGCTCGCCGACGTTGGTGATCGCGTGAGTGATGGTCAGCACCGATTCTGCCGCGCCGGCTGCAATGGATGCTGAACCGACGGTGAACGTGGTGTCGACCGTGAGCTCGAAGGGGTAGGCCTCCACCGGGCCGATCACACCGCGCAGCGTGATCGATGAGTCGCTCTGACGTACGACGGAATGCACGGTGTCGAAGAGGAACCCGTGCAGTGCGTTGCCGCGGTCGGGTTCGGTGATCGGCAGCTGGCGCTCGACACCGCCGTCGTTCCAGCGGCCGTCGCGCACCCGATTCGGCCAGGGAACGAGCATCCAGCCGGCGCAGAACGTCGGGTAGACGCTGGCGTCGAACCCCTCGATCAGTGACACGCCGTCGATCTCGAGAACGCGAAGCATGGCGCCGAGTTCAGTGACGACCGCCACGATACGACCGCCCTCACTTCGGAGTTCGAACTGCTGGCCCGTGGGGTGGGTCTGGTCTGAGAGTGCGTTCACCGGGTTTCCTTTTCTTCGAGCTGGCATGGTGTGCGGGGCTCAACTGAACTCAGCGAGCGTCGTGTCGGCGATCTCGGTCGCCAGACGCTCAGCAAGAGCGGCGTCGCGGGAGGCGATCGCTCGCGCCAGGCGAGTGTGCAGCGCGATACCGAGCGGCGTCGTGTCGATGACGAGCGGTTGCTTCGCGTCATCACGGGTGCGAAGCGCTGCGGTGACGACCAAGGCGAATTGGGCGATCACCTGGTTGCCGCTGCCCTCGAGCAGCAGCCGGTGGAACGCGGTGTCGGCCTCCAGAAACGCTTCGCCGTCGTTGGACTCGGCCGCGGCGGCCAATCGGTCGCTCAGATCAACCAATCCGCGAGCTGCCTCGTCGCTCGCGTGCAGTGCCGCGAGGCGCGCGGCGGTGGCTTCGACGCCGCGCCGAACCTGCAGCAGTTCGATCATCTGCTGCCGATAGTGTGATGACGCCCGCCAGCGGATGACCGCCGGGTTGAGCAGCGCCCAGGATCGTGCGTTGTTGACCTGCGTGCCCACTTTGGATCGAGCGCGAACCAACCCCAGGGCTCCCAGGGATCGCAGGGTCTCCCTCACCACGGTGCGCGAGACGCCGAATCGCTCGCGCACCGACTCGACGTTGAGAATGTCGTCTTCAGCGAGAATGCCAGCGACGATCTCCGAGCCCAGTACATCGAGCACGGTTGCGTGCAGCGACGATTTCGGCGCGGCGGCATCGGGCCCGCCGGGTTCGCCCGAAACCGCGTTCAGCTCGCTACCTGTGGCGCCGGCTCCAAGCCAAGGAACAGCGTCAGCGCGTCGACGATGAAGGCATGGTCAAGGTCATGTCGCAGGCCCGAGACCGCGATCGTGCCGACCAGGCCCGCCCCGGTCACGACGATCGGGAACCCGCCACCGCTGCCGGAGTACCGTTTCGGGTCCATCCACGGGGCGTCTTCGAGTGCGAAGGGCGGGTCAAGGACCGGGAACCGGAGCCCCACGGCGTAGCTGCTCGCCGCCCACTCGCGCACCGTGGCCTTCTTGCGCTCGATCCAGTGGGCGTTGTGGGCGGAGGTTCCCGGCAGCGCTGTGTAGAAGAGACGTTGCTCGCCTCGAGCGATGTCGATGACGATCGCGTGGCCGCGACTGACCGCGAGCTCGCGCATGAGCAAACCGAGCCGAAAAGCGTCGTCGTCGGTGAACGCGGGGAACACCAAGAGCTTCTCGTCGGCCTCGACCTGGGCGATGACCTCAGCTGCGGATTTCATCGGTTCGGGATGTCGAACGTCTCGATGTCCTCGCCGGTGCGCAAGCCCTCTTCGAGGGTCTCGATCGCGGTGAGGTCTGATTCCGTCAGCTCGATGGCGTCGACGCGGAGGTTTTCGGTGAGTCGGTCGACGGATGCCGACTTGGGCAGCACGACCCGGCCGCGGTCGAGGTGCCACTTCATGATCACCTGGGCAGGGCTGGCCCCCACTCGCTCGGCGATCTCGACGATGATCGGGGCGGTGAGGTCGGCTCCGCGGCCCAGTGGGCTGTAGGCCTCGACGGCGATCCCGTGCGTGCGGGTGAGGGCATCGAGCTCGGCCTGCTGGTAGGTCGGGTGCACCTCGATCTGGTGCACCGCGGGAATCACGTCGGCTCCGGCGAGCAGCCGGTCGAGGTACGGGAACTTGAAGTTCGAGACGCCGATCGCACGCACGGCGCCCTCCGCGTAGAGCTTCTCGAGCGCCTTCCACGTCTCTGCATACAACCGCTTCTGGGGAACCGGGAAGTGGATCAGGTACAGGTCGATGTAGTCGAGACCCAGCTTCTTGCGGCTGGTCTCGTAGGCGGCGAGAGCCTTCTCGTAGCCCTGGTCGGCATTCCACAGCTTCGTGGTGACGAAGATCTCGTCACGAGGGATGCCCGAGCTGATCACTCCGCTGCCGACGCCCTCCTCGTTCTGGTAGCCGGCCGCGGTGTCGATGTGGCGATAGCCGACGGCGAGGGCTGCTTCGGTCATCCGCTGCGCGTCGGCCGGCGGAATCTGGAAGACGCCATACCCGATCTGGGGGATCGTCACGCCGTTGTTGAGGGTGATTGCACTCATGGAGCCTCCGCTATCAGTATTACTAATGCTTGCGGAATCGACTCTAGTCCACCAATCCAGAATCTCGGCTACGCTGCCCGGGAACCGACGAGACACTCCAACTCACCGATCGACCACAGAAAGAAGGACGTTCCATGAATCACGTCGTCTCCTACGCCGAGACCACCGAGATCCCGTACCCCGAGCTCACGGTCTTCGCCTACTCGAGTGGCGACGACTTCGCCAGCGCCTCGATGATCACCGTCGAGGGCTCTCACCCGCGCATTCTCTCGACGCACTCAGGCCGGGTGTACCTCGTTGTCGAGGGAACGGGGTGGTTCGAGGTCGACGGAACTACGAAAGCGGTCACTGCGAAAGACGTCGTGTTCCTGCCCAAGAACACGCCGTACTCCTACGGCGGCCAGATGGAACTCTTTCTCGTGCACGCCCCCGGCTACCTGGCTGAGGGCGACGTTCACCTGTAGTCAGCACGGCTCGTCAGAGCCTGACACCACGTCTTACATCTCGGTCAGGTGCTGCGCCTGTGATCTGCTGACGGAGAGACGGGCTCGCGCTACCCCGCACCTACCCACTCGAACGTGCCGTCGGTGAACCACTGTTCCTTCCAGATGGGTACCCGGTCTTTCACGGCGTCGACCAGTTCGCCGCACGCAGCGAAGGCCTCCGAGCGGTGAGCCGCAGAGACCGCACAGGCGAGGGCGATGTCGCCGATGGCCAGGTTGCCGATGCGATGGGCCACGGCGATGCGGGTCCCGGGGTACGCAGCCGCGACGTCGTTTGCGACCTCGCGCATGACTTCGCCGGCGTTCGGGTGTGCCGAATAGCTGAGGCGTGTGACGGGTTTGCCGTGGTCGTGGTTGCGCACCACTCCGCTGAAGGTCACGACGGCCCCTGCTTCGTCACTTGCGACGTTCTCGGCGCACCATTCGACGGTGATGCCGACATCGCTGACGTACGCGAACGCGACCTGGCCCGTGGCGCTGCGGTCGTCGAGCTCGAAGCCACCGATAGTCTCGCCCGATGCGCTAGCCGCGGCCTCGGCGCCGCTCTTCTCTGAACCGCTGGCACCAGCAATCGACTCACTCGGCACCGCCCCGGTTGGCCCCACATCGTCGGGCCCGAAGACGTACGAATCAGAATCAGCGGGCATGGTCTCCACCTCTCAGCTGGTCGATCATGTGGTCGAGAACCTCGTCGAGCAGCGCCAGACCATCGGCCACACCACCACGCGAGCCGGGCAGGTTCACCACGATCGTCGACCCGGCAACCCCTGCGACCCCGCGCGACAACAGGGCGCTCGCGACCTTCAGCGAGCCTCGACGGCGCAGTTCCTCCGAGAACCCCGGTATCTCGTAGTCCAGCAGCGCGCGGGTCTGGTCTGGCGTGCGGTCTGCAGGGTGGATGCCCGTTCCGCCGCTCGTGACGAGCAGCGTGGGTGCGGCGGCGAGCAGCCGCTGCAGAGCCGGGGTCACCCCGGGGCCGTCGGCGACGACAAGCGGTGGTGCCGCCGAGCATCCACGCGCCGCTGCCCACGCGGCGATGAGCGGGCCGGTGAGGTCGTCGTAGACCCCAGACGCCGCCCGGGTCGACACGATGAGGATGGCAACGGTGTCAGTCACTGCGCGACCGTTCCGGGCTGATGAGCCGTTTCGTGCGTATGAGCCGGTTCTGTCTGGCTCGCCAGATCGCGCGGGGCAGCCGATTGACCGTTGACCCCGTCTTCGCGCACCCAGTCGCCGCTCTTGCCGCCGCTCTTGGCGAGCACGGCGATGTCGGTGATGCTGGCCGTCTTGTCGACGGCCTTGATCATGTCGTAGAGCGTGAGCGCGGCGATCGACGCGGCCGTCAGCGCCTCCATCTCGACGCCGGTCACGCCCGTCGTCTTGACCATCGACCGGATGATGACCCGATCGTGCTCGGCAGTGAAATCGATCGTCGCACCCGACAGCGGCAGGGGGTGGCAGAGGGGAATGAGGTTCGAGGTCTGCTTCGCGCCGAGAATGCCGGCGACGCGCGCGGTGGCCAGTGCCTCGCCCTTGGGGAGGTCGCCGGCCAGCAGGAGGGCGATCACGTCGGGCCGGGTGTTGAGCGTCGCCGTGGCGTGGGCGATACGTTTGGTGACCGCCTTGTCGGTGACGTCGACCATGAGCACCGCTCCGTCGGGCCGAACGTGCGTGAGCCGATCGCCGTCGACCCCGGGCGTGAGTTCGTCAGTCATCGATTCTCCAGACCATCACCGGGTCGCCGGCGTCGAGGTGGGCGACGTCGGCGGGAATGTGCACGAGCGCATTCGACGACGCGTACGAGTGCAGGAGGTGCGAGCTGGGGCCGCCGACCAGGGTCACTGTGCCGTCGTCATCGACGAATCCGCGGCGGATCTGGTGCACGCCGAGGGGTGAGTCGACGGCCTCGGCGGTCATAGCGAGCTCTCTGAGGCGCTCGGCCGGGTTCTGCCCGGCGAGCCGGCGCAGCGGCGCGCGCAGGAACATCTCGAACGTGACCAGGGCACTGACGGGGTTGCCCGGCATGCAGATGACCGGGCGCACGAAGGCCACGTCTGTTGCGGCGGCAGGGATGGCCGCGAGACCGAATCCCTGGGGGCCGCCGGGTTGCATGGCGACCTTGCCGAACACCACGCCGAGGGGTGTCAGCGCGTCGCGCACCACTTCGCGGGCGCCGGCGCTCACGCCTCCGATGGTCACAACGATGTCGGCCCAGGCCGCGTGCTCTGCGAGGATGCCCAGCAGCACCTCGGCGTCGTCAGACCGGCACGGCACAGCACGCACTTCGCACCCGGTCTCGATGATCGCCAGGCTCAGCGCCACACTGTTCGAGTCGAAGATCTGCCCAGGCTCGAGCGCGGTTCCGGCGTCGCGGATCTCGTGCCCTGTGGAGACGAGGAGCACCCGGATGCGCGGCAGCACCTGCACTTCTCGAAGCCCCGTGCCGGCGATGACTCCGAGTTGCGCGGGCCCGAGCGAGGATCCGGACCGAAGCAGCACGTCGCCCGCCGTCACGTCGCTTCCGGCTTTGCGGATGAACGCGCCTGGCGTCACGGGCTCGACGAATTCGACGTTCACGCTGGGCGCGACCTCGTCTGTCGCGTGCCTGCCACCCTGGGGCAGGTGCTCGGGGAACCGCGGCGGCACTGCCTGCTCGATCGGCACGACAGCGTCTGCGCCCGGCGGCACCGGGGCGCCGGTCATGATGGGTGCCGCGGTGCCGGGTGTGAGCACGCCTGCCGGGTCACCTGCGGCGATCTGCCCTGCGACCGTGAGTTTCACCGGGTTCTCGCCCGACGCGGTCACCAGGTCGAACCACGAAACGGCGTAGCCGTCCATCTGCGAGTTGTCGAACCCGGGCAGATCGGTGGGGGAGAGCACGTCGGCGGCCA includes the following:
- a CDS encoding aldose 1-epimerase family protein; translation: MNALSDQTHPTGQQFELRSEGGRIVAVVTELGAMLRVLEIDGVSLIEGFDASVYPTFCAGWMLVPWPNRVRDGRWNDGGVERQLPITEPDRGNALHGFLFDTVHSVVRQSDSSITLRGVIGPVEAYPFELTVDTTFTVGSASIAAGAAESVLTITHAITNVGERDAPVAIGAHPYFRIGDVPTEQLTVTVLAALRVTVDDRLNPTGTAPVAGTPYDLSQGAVVGDLDLDTAYLDLTPDTDQRYRHTIAAPDGRRIELWGDENYSQAQVFTTSVFPTKAGPGWAVTVEPTTAPPDALNSGESLRLIAPGDSWVSSWGIDFVA
- a CDS encoding FadR/GntR family transcriptional regulator, whose protein sequence is MLDVLGSEIVAGILAEDDILNVESVRERFGVSRTVVRETLRSLGALGLVRARSKVGTQVNNARSWALLNPAVIRWRASSHYRQQMIELLQVRRGVEATAARLAALHASDEAARGLVDLSDRLAAAAESNDGEAFLEADTAFHRLLLEGSGNQVIAQFALVVTAALRTRDDAKQPLVIDTTPLGIALHTRLARAIASRDAALAERLATEIADTTLAEFS
- a CDS encoding heme-degrading domain-containing protein, whose product is MKSAAEVIAQVEADEKLLVFPAFTDDDAFRLGLLMRELAVSRGHAIVIDIARGEQRLFYTALPGTSAHNAHWIERKKATVREWAASSYAVGLRFPVLDPPFALEDAPWMDPKRYSGSGGGFPIVVTGAGLVGTIAVSGLRHDLDHAFIVDALTLFLGLEPAPQVAS
- a CDS encoding aldo/keto reductase, giving the protein MSAITLNNGVTIPQIGYGVFQIPPADAQRMTEAALAVGYRHIDTAAGYQNEEGVGSGVISSGIPRDEIFVTTKLWNADQGYEKALAAYETSRKKLGLDYIDLYLIHFPVPQKRLYAETWKALEKLYAEGAVRAIGVSNFKFPYLDRLLAGADVIPAVHQIEVHPTYQQAELDALTRTHGIAVEAYSPLGRGADLTAPIIVEIAERVGASPAQVIMKWHLDRGRVVLPKSASVDRLTENLRVDAIELTESDLTAIETLEEGLRTGEDIETFDIPNR
- a CDS encoding molybdenum cofactor biosynthesis protein MoaE — translated: MTVEWCAENVASDEAGAVVTFSGVVRNHDHGKPVTRLSYSAHPNAGEVMREVANDVAAAYPGTRIAVAHRIGNLAIGDIALACAVSAAHRSEAFAACGELVDAVKDRVPIWKEQWFTDGTFEWVGAG
- a CDS encoding molybdenum cofactor biosynthesis protein B, which codes for MTDTVAILIVSTRAASGVYDDLTGPLIAAWAAARGCSAAPPLVVADGPGVTPALQRLLAAAPTLLVTSGGTGIHPADRTPDQTRALLDYEIPGFSEELRRRGSLKVASALLSRGVAGVAGSTIVVNLPGSRGGVADGLALLDEVLDHMIDQLRGGDHAR
- the glp gene encoding gephyrin-like molybdotransferase Glp, translated to MIRRTIDEHRDAIDALLGPLAAGRSARASEPLRVSADALAARPGDYQGRILAADVLSPTDLPGFDNSQMDGYAVSWFDLVTASGENPVKLTVAGQIAAGDPAGVLTPGTAAPIMTGAPVPPGADAVVPIEQAVPPRFPEHLPQGGRHATDEVAPSVNVEFVEPVTPGAFIRKAGSDVTAGDVLLRSGSSLGPAQLGVIAGTGLREVQVLPRIRVLLVSTGHEIRDAGTALEPGQIFDSNSVALSLAIIETGCEVRAVPCRSDDAEVLLGILAEHAAWADIVVTIGGVSAGAREVVRDALTPLGVVFGKVAMQPGGPQGFGLAAIPAAATDVAFVRPVICMPGNPVSALVTFEMFLRAPLRRLAGQNPAERLRELAMTAEAVDSPLGVHQIRRGFVDDDGTVTLVGGPSSHLLHSYASSNALVHIPADVAHLDAGDPVMVWRIDD